In a single window of the Methylococcus sp. Mc7 genome:
- the ftsH gene encoding ATP-dependent zinc metalloprotease FtsH gives MNYLEGGSTDSGLWYFMLALMAVMYLHELWVARQEVEHITYSEFQQALKNGEIEEVQIFSNTVRGTFKQPRPAGQKQFVAVQVEPDLARELEQYDVKYGAVVESTWLRDLLSWIIPALVFFSIWMFVMRRFAERMGGAGGFLSIGKSKAKVYMETDTKVSFNDVAGVDEAKEELREVVLFLKQPKDYGRLGAHVPKGVLLVGPPGTGKTLLARAVAGEAGVPFFSINGSEFVEMFVGVGAARVRDLFEQARQQAPAIIFIDELDALGRARGAFPGMGGHDEREQTLNQLLSEMDGFDPSAGLILLAATNRPEILDPALLRAGRFDRQVLVDRPDKTGRVQILHVHLKKVRLAEDVDPEKIAALTPGFSGADLATLVNEAAVLATRRAANAVALDDFTRAVERIVAGLEKKNRLLNPLERKIVAYHEMGHALVALSLPGVDPVHKISIIPRGIGALGYTIQRPTEDRFLMTREELENKMAVLLGGRAAERIVFGHLSTGAADDLAKVTDIARSMVMRYGMYEKLGHVAYEAERPAFLGVPMAPEMRREFSEETAREIDCAVREIVTRAFDAATSTLEQRRDSLERGAKLLLEKETLVEDDLVAFRLSPLA, from the coding sequence ATGAATTATTTAGAGGGTGGGAGCACGGATTCAGGTCTCTGGTATTTCATGCTCGCCTTGATGGCGGTCATGTATCTGCACGAGCTTTGGGTCGCCAGGCAAGAGGTGGAGCACATCACCTACAGCGAGTTCCAGCAGGCGCTGAAAAACGGCGAGATCGAGGAGGTTCAGATTTTCAGCAACACCGTCCGGGGCACTTTCAAACAGCCCAGGCCCGCCGGTCAGAAACAGTTCGTCGCGGTTCAGGTCGAGCCCGATCTCGCAAGGGAATTGGAGCAATACGATGTGAAGTACGGCGCGGTGGTGGAAAGCACCTGGCTGCGCGATCTGCTTTCCTGGATCATTCCCGCGCTGGTGTTTTTTTCCATCTGGATGTTCGTGATGCGCCGGTTCGCCGAGCGCATGGGCGGAGCTGGAGGCTTCCTCTCCATCGGCAAGAGCAAAGCCAAGGTCTATATGGAGACCGACACGAAGGTGAGCTTCAACGACGTGGCGGGAGTGGACGAGGCCAAGGAGGAGTTGCGGGAGGTCGTTTTGTTCCTGAAACAGCCCAAGGACTACGGCCGCCTGGGCGCCCATGTACCCAAGGGCGTGTTGCTGGTGGGGCCGCCCGGCACGGGCAAGACCCTCTTGGCGCGTGCCGTCGCGGGGGAGGCGGGGGTTCCCTTCTTTTCCATCAACGGCTCGGAATTCGTCGAGATGTTCGTCGGCGTCGGCGCCGCCCGGGTGCGGGATCTATTCGAGCAGGCCCGGCAACAGGCACCCGCCATCATTTTCATCGACGAGTTGGACGCGCTCGGCCGGGCGCGCGGCGCTTTTCCGGGGATGGGCGGGCATGATGAGCGGGAACAGACCCTCAATCAACTGCTTTCGGAGATGGACGGATTCGACCCCAGTGCGGGCCTGATCCTGCTCGCCGCCACCAACCGTCCCGAGATTCTCGATCCCGCCCTGTTGCGCGCGGGCCGTTTCGACCGCCAGGTTTTGGTGGATAGACCCGACAAAACCGGCCGGGTGCAGATCCTGCATGTGCACTTGAAAAAGGTGCGGCTCGCCGAGGATGTGGATCCGGAAAAGATCGCCGCCCTGACGCCGGGCTTTTCCGGGGCGGATCTCGCCACTCTGGTGAATGAGGCCGCCGTGCTGGCCACGCGACGGGCGGCGAACGCCGTGGCCCTGGATGATTTCACCCGGGCAGTGGAGCGGATCGTGGCCGGCCTGGAGAAGAAGAACCGTTTGTTGAACCCCTTGGAGCGCAAGATCGTCGCCTACCACGAGATGGGACATGCCTTGGTCGCCCTGTCCCTGCCCGGCGTGGATCCCGTCCACAAGATTTCCATCATCCCGCGCGGGATCGGCGCCCTGGGCTATACCATCCAGCGGCCCACCGAGGACCGTTTCCTCATGACCCGGGAAGAGCTGGAAAACAAGATGGCGGTATTGTTGGGCGGGCGGGCCGCGGAACGGATCGTGTTCGGACATCTGTCCACCGGCGCCGCCGACGATCTCGCCAAGGTCACCGACATCGCCCGCAGCATGGTGATGCGCTACGGTATGTACGAGAAGCTGGGACACGTCGCCTATGAGGCAGAACGTCCGGCCTTCCTCGGTGTTCCCATGGCCCCGGAAATGCGGCGGGAATTCAGCGAGGAAACCGCACGGGAGATCGACTGCGCGGTGCGGGAGATCGTGACCCGGGCCTTCGATGCCGCGACTTCGACACTGGAGCAAAGGAGGGATAGTCTCGAACGGGGCGCCAAGCTGCTGCTCGAAAAGGAAACGCTGGTCGAGGACGACCTGGTTGCATTCAGATTATCCCCCCTGGCCTGA
- a CDS encoding cytochrome c: MSVNYSTGLLGGCLSMAVLALASAPALAENYQRGHELYGNHCQACHTKRVHLNKKRKVKTLSELRKRVEGWAAHAGDDWGESEVDDVVYYLNRRYYHLAQ, translated from the coding sequence ATGTCGGTCAATTATTCCACGGGACTGCTGGGTGGCTGCTTGTCCATGGCTGTGCTGGCGCTGGCGTCGGCACCCGCGCTGGCGGAAAACTACCAACGCGGCCATGAGCTTTATGGCAACCACTGTCAGGCTTGTCATACCAAGAGGGTTCACCTCAACAAGAAGCGAAAGGTAAAGACTTTGAGCGAACTCCGAAAGCGGGTCGAGGGTTGGGCCGCGCACGCCGGGGACGACTGGGGAGAGAGCGAAGTCGACGATGTCGTCTATTACCTGAACCGCAGGTACTACCACCTGGCCCAATGA
- a CDS encoding AI-2E family transporter: MNRSLRLITIALMLAVLAGLTYAVVRPFLVSIGWAVFVSYVAWPLHAWSRRRFKGRETLSALVTTALLGSVVLAPLIWLAVLLQGEVSELIRSLPDWLEQKPRLPHFVSHIPYFGNELQAVVDQFEDLHGLLKQHAPEWVRRLGSPVLGIMTTLVQNATVLIMTLFTLFFLFRDGLQLAKEVRQVFTRVLGERLKGYFATIEATVKAVLYGIVLTALAQGFLAGLGYWVVGVKAPIVLGIVTTFVAMIPFGTPFAWGSVSIWLLLQGETWAGISLALWGTLVISWIDNIIRPLVISSATHIPFVLVMFGVLGGLASFGFIGLVLGPVILAMALAVWREWLQLQRTELRGEGGNGASTHGHL; this comes from the coding sequence GTGAACCGAAGCCTCCGCCTGATCACGATCGCCTTGATGCTCGCCGTTCTGGCCGGCCTGACCTATGCGGTCGTGCGGCCCTTCCTGGTTTCGATCGGCTGGGCGGTCTTCGTGTCCTACGTCGCCTGGCCGCTCCATGCATGGAGCCGGCGGCGGTTCAAGGGTCGGGAAACCCTTTCGGCCCTGGTGACGACGGCGCTCCTGGGGTCCGTGGTATTGGCGCCCTTGATCTGGCTGGCCGTATTGTTGCAAGGCGAGGTATCGGAACTGATCCGCTCCCTCCCGGACTGGCTGGAACAAAAGCCCAGGCTGCCCCATTTCGTCTCGCATATCCCTTATTTCGGAAACGAACTCCAGGCCGTGGTCGACCAGTTCGAAGACCTGCACGGCCTGCTGAAACAGCATGCGCCCGAGTGGGTGCGGCGCCTCGGATCGCCGGTACTCGGAATCATGACCACCCTCGTGCAGAACGCCACCGTGTTGATCATGACGCTGTTCACGCTGTTTTTCCTGTTCCGGGACGGCTTGCAATTGGCTAAGGAGGTCCGGCAGGTTTTTACCCGAGTGCTCGGGGAACGGCTGAAAGGGTATTTCGCGACGATCGAAGCGACGGTCAAGGCCGTCCTCTACGGCATCGTCCTGACCGCACTGGCGCAGGGTTTCCTGGCCGGGCTGGGCTACTGGGTGGTCGGCGTGAAGGCGCCGATCGTGCTCGGGATCGTGACCACCTTCGTCGCAATGATCCCGTTCGGGACGCCATTCGCGTGGGGCTCCGTCAGCATCTGGCTCTTATTACAGGGCGAAACCTGGGCAGGCATCTCCCTGGCCCTTTGGGGTACGCTGGTGATCAGTTGGATCGACAACATCATCCGTCCCCTGGTGATCAGCAGCGCCACGCATATACCATTCGTGCTGGTGATGTTCGGAGTGCTGGGGGGACTCGCCAGCTTCGGCTTCATCGGCCTGGTCCTGGGGCCGGTGATCCTGGCGATGGCGCTGGCGGTGTGGCGGGAGTGGCTGCAGTTGCAGAGGACGGAACTTCGTGGAGAGGGTGGAAACGGCGCATCGACACACGGGCATCTCTAG
- the glgC gene encoding glucose-1-phosphate adenylyltransferase: MGRNAHCRVDDLPALHLTGLHGRRGIELAVHEIRGKVLEPFFLAVVWANTLRMESPTRLGIENTSTQRRNMSTPGECPHFDYCQLKREANPRFVSTLTRNTYAVVLAGGRGSRLKQLTDWRAKPAVPFGGKLRIIDFPLSNCVNSGVRRIGVVTQYKAHSLIRHIQHGWSFLSANLNEFIDVIPAQQRLTEDWYQGTADAVYQNLDILRANHPDHVLILGGDHVYKMDYGRLLADHVAKAADLTVACIEVPLAEARTFGVMSVNDEGRIVDFQEKFDQPAPMPGHPEKALASMGIYVFDARFLYQELRRDAQDPASSHDFGKDLIPYLVPRARVFAHRFADSCVNMVGDVPYWRDVGTVDAYWEANLNLTQVVPDLDLYDDDWPIWSAIQHFPPAKFVFDDDGHRGQASDSLVSGGCIISGATVRRSLLFTKVRVESWSHIEDSVLLPEVVVGRRVTLKRVVVDKYCRIPDGMTVGVDPIEDGKRFHVTEKGVTLITPEMLGQQRP, from the coding sequence GTGGGTAGAAACGCGCATTGCCGCGTTGACGATCTTCCAGCGCTGCATCTGACCGGGCTTCATGGTCGCCGCGGGATTGAGCTTGCCGTTCATGAAATCCGAGGAAAGGTGCTCGAACCTTTCTTTCTCGCCGTGGTGTGGGCGAATACCCTGAGGATGGAAAGCCCAACCCGCCTTGGTATTGAAAACACGTCGACGCAGAGGCGCAACATGAGCACCCCAGGAGAATGCCCACACTTCGATTACTGCCAGCTCAAGCGGGAAGCGAACCCACGCTTCGTCAGCACCCTGACCCGTAACACCTACGCCGTGGTGCTCGCCGGCGGGCGCGGCAGCCGCCTCAAACAGCTCACGGACTGGCGCGCCAAACCCGCGGTGCCGTTCGGCGGGAAACTCAGGATCATCGATTTTCCGCTTTCCAACTGCGTCAATTCAGGCGTCCGGCGCATCGGCGTCGTCACCCAATACAAGGCGCACAGCCTGATTCGCCATATCCAGCACGGATGGAGTTTTCTGTCCGCCAATCTGAATGAATTCATCGACGTGATCCCCGCGCAACAGCGGCTCACCGAGGATTGGTATCAAGGCACCGCCGATGCCGTCTACCAGAACTTGGACATCCTGCGTGCCAACCATCCCGATCACGTGCTGATCCTGGGCGGCGATCACGTCTACAAGATGGACTACGGCAGGCTTTTGGCGGACCACGTGGCCAAGGCCGCGGACCTGACCGTCGCCTGCATCGAGGTGCCGCTCGCCGAGGCCAGGACGTTCGGCGTGATGAGCGTGAACGACGAGGGGCGGATCGTCGACTTTCAGGAAAAGTTCGACCAGCCCGCACCCATGCCAGGGCACCCCGAAAAAGCGCTGGCGAGCATGGGCATCTATGTTTTCGACGCACGGTTTCTGTATCAGGAGTTGCGACGGGACGCACAAGACCCTGCGTCCAGCCACGATTTCGGTAAGGACCTGATTCCCTATCTGGTGCCGCGCGCCCGCGTTTTCGCCCATCGTTTCGCCGACAGCTGCGTGAACATGGTGGGCGATGTGCCGTACTGGCGAGATGTCGGCACCGTGGATGCCTATTGGGAAGCGAACCTGAATCTTACCCAAGTGGTTCCCGACCTCGATCTGTACGACGACGACTGGCCGATCTGGAGTGCCATTCAGCATTTTCCACCGGCCAAGTTCGTCTTCGACGACGACGGCCACCGCGGCCAAGCGTCGGATTCACTGGTTTCGGGCGGCTGTATCATCAGCGGCGCCACGGTGCGGCGTTCGCTGCTGTTCACCAAAGTGCGGGTCGAGAGTTGGAGCCACATCGAAGACTCGGTTCTTCTGCCCGAGGTGGTCGTCGGCCGCCGGGTTACGCTGAAGCGCGTCGTGGTGGACAAGTACTGCCGGATTCCGGACGGGATGACGGTGGGCGTGGACCCGATCGAGGACGGTAAACGATTTCATGTGACAGAAAAGGGCGTTACTCTGATCACACCGGAAATGCTGGGCCAGCAGAGGCCATGA
- a CDS encoding universal stress protein, which translates to MPMKSLRRILVATDFSGYANVAVRRAAMLAHRHCCMLDLLQVVGWLPLETLKRLIDDHALETGQHLVDSFRDRLKTLADLLRSHYSVTVDHGVRLGRPHLEINAHATDHHADLVVLGAHGEHFLQDGLLGTTTARVLRTGNHPVLIVRAEEPAPYRKILVPVDFSAASRGALAWALAIESQAAIHVLHAVEVPFEGSLRDAGVPEELTQRLRAEALDQARARLDEFIEKTAGAEAGRITRRVEYGYPPKVISDQSWLLRPDLIVVGKHGEAEKDAALLGSVTKHVIYEADCDVLVVADEAPASLGSNTHSPQT; encoded by the coding sequence ATGCCGATGAAAAGCCTACGACGCATTCTGGTGGCGACCGACTTTTCGGGCTACGCCAACGTAGCAGTGAGACGCGCCGCCATGCTTGCGCACCGACACTGTTGTATGCTGGATTTGCTGCAGGTGGTGGGCTGGCTGCCGCTGGAAACCTTGAAGCGTCTGATCGACGACCATGCCTTGGAAACCGGGCAACATCTGGTGGATTCCTTCCGGGATCGCCTGAAGACCCTGGCCGACCTGCTGAGGTCCCATTACAGCGTCACGGTCGATCACGGCGTGCGCCTCGGTCGGCCGCACCTGGAGATCAATGCCCATGCCACAGACCATCACGCCGATCTGGTGGTGTTGGGTGCCCATGGCGAGCATTTCCTTCAAGATGGGTTGCTCGGCACCACCACTGCCCGGGTCCTGCGCACCGGAAACCATCCGGTTCTGATCGTCCGGGCGGAAGAGCCGGCGCCCTATCGAAAGATATTGGTGCCGGTGGATTTTTCCGCGGCCAGCCGCGGGGCGCTCGCCTGGGCGCTGGCCATCGAGTCCCAAGCGGCGATCCATGTGTTGCATGCGGTCGAGGTGCCGTTCGAAGGAAGCCTCAGGGATGCCGGCGTTCCCGAGGAGCTGACCCAGCGGTTACGCGCCGAAGCCCTCGATCAGGCGCGTGCGCGACTGGACGAATTCATCGAAAAAACGGCTGGGGCGGAGGCGGGTCGAATTACCCGCAGGGTCGAATACGGTTATCCGCCGAAAGTCATCAGCGACCAATCGTGGTTGCTCCGCCCCGACCTGATCGTCGTCGGCAAGCACGGCGAAGCCGAAAAGGACGCGGCCCTGCTTGGGAGCGTGACTAAACATGTGATTTATGAGGCGGACTGTGACGTGTTGGTGGTAGCTGACGAGGCTCCGGCAAGCCTGGGCTCGAATACGCATTCGCCCCAGACGTGA
- a CDS encoding ethylbenzene dehydrogenase-related protein, whose product MNEIDYHSLNCYMYFDWERGVKIMSFPRQPAISCFALVVLVLPGSVTAFSKGDTVPGYVMQVPYGSRADVRTTARYEEGRGWSVTFRRKLDTGDPAHDVVFAKGGTYAFQVTTFDNGGGKEDLSHTTQDSGKVFTMGIPMEAGDLVFSEKPARLSELRGKLLASDEIEITASWTDPTRNDRRGEWTYGSGGWVKSKENEDRIAFLWDMQNDDFVSAGTCASMCHGNLHATAPGTKVDNWHWKASRSHPIGYADEQWWYDGVAHNGNGRRDDPGVGTAVENGLENGHPKYMAEGDPGTHAKSLFLLQSAAVGMKEAVAYSEGTWADGIELAGYIMRPPTGSRADVRTTARYEEGRGWSVTFRRKLDTGDPAHDVVFAKGGTYAFQVTTFDNGGGKEDLSHTTQDSGKVFTMGIPMEAGDLVFSEKPARLSELRGKLLASDEIEITASWTDPTRNDRRGEWTYGSGGWVKSKENEDRIAFLWDMQNDDFVSAGTCASMCHGNLHATAPGTKVDNWHWKASRSHPIGYADEQWWYDGVAHNGNGRRDDPGVGTAVENGLENGHPKYMAVGGQNSSARFLYLDAPQANGWSRAVAFGTGSPGILIQSITKSKLKVKKPGKGALDVSGTYNDGGNGLDLQNVELRIELGGKNLVLVPAGSFKSVAKGKRFTYTSQASRVKVAFNTVTKSFVISARKQDFIGWVTPVDLRMELGSLWGTASIN is encoded by the coding sequence ATCATGAGCTTTCCGCGGCAACCGGCAATTTCCTGCTTCGCTTTGGTAGTCCTGGTGTTGCCAGGTTCAGTAACGGCCTTTTCAAAAGGGGACACGGTCCCTGGTTACGTCATGCAAGTTCCTTACGGTTCACGTGCAGATGTTCGGACCACAGCGCGCTACGAGGAGGGGAGGGGCTGGAGCGTCACCTTTCGACGCAAGCTCGATACGGGCGATCCCGCCCACGACGTCGTATTCGCCAAAGGCGGGACCTATGCATTTCAAGTGACGACGTTCGACAATGGGGGAGGCAAGGAGGACTTGTCGCACACGACGCAGGACAGCGGCAAGGTGTTCACGATGGGTATCCCCATGGAGGCCGGCGATCTGGTTTTCAGCGAGAAACCCGCACGTCTGTCGGAGTTGAGGGGAAAGCTATTGGCGAGTGATGAAATCGAGATCACCGCGAGTTGGACCGATCCGACCCGCAACGATAGGCGGGGCGAGTGGACCTATGGAAGCGGCGGCTGGGTCAAGAGCAAGGAGAACGAGGACAGGATCGCCTTTCTCTGGGACATGCAGAACGACGATTTCGTTTCGGCAGGTACCTGCGCCAGCATGTGCCACGGAAACCTGCACGCAACCGCTCCCGGTACCAAGGTAGACAACTGGCACTGGAAGGCGTCCCGTTCCCACCCCATCGGTTACGCCGACGAGCAGTGGTGGTACGACGGCGTCGCGCACAACGGCAACGGGCGCCGCGATGATCCGGGAGTCGGAACCGCCGTTGAAAACGGCCTCGAAAACGGCCATCCCAAGTATATGGCTGAAGGAGATCCAGGAACCCATGCGAAATCTCTGTTCCTATTGCAGTCGGCAGCCGTAGGTATGAAAGAGGCGGTGGCCTATTCGGAAGGTACATGGGCCGATGGAATCGAGCTGGCCGGTTACATCATGAGGCCCCCGACGGGTTCACGTGCAGACGTTCGGACCACAGCGCGCTACGAGGAGGGGAGGGGCTGGAGCGTCACCTTTCGACGCAAGCTCGATACGGGCGATCCCGCCCACGACGTCGTATTCGCCAAAGGCGGGACCTATGCATTTCAAGTGACGACGTTCGACAATGGGGGAGGCAAGGAGGACTTGTCGCACACGACGCAGGACAGCGGCAAGGTGTTCACGATGGGTATCCCCATGGAGGCCGGCGATCTGGTTTTCAGCGAGAAACCCGCACGTCTGTCGGAGTTGAGGGGAAAGCTATTGGCGAGTGATGAAATCGAGATCACCGCGAGTTGGACCGATCCGACCCGCAACGATAGGCGGGGCGAGTGGACCTATGGAAGCGGCGGCTGGGTCAAGAGCAAGGAGAACGAGGACAGGATCGCCTTTCTCTGGGACATGCAGAACGACGATTTCGTTTCGGCAGGTACCTGCGCCAGCATGTGCCACGGAAACCTGCACGCAACCGCTCCCGGTACCAAGGTAGACAACTGGCACTGGAAGGCGTCCCGTTCCCACCCCATCGGTTACGCCGACGAGCAGTGGTGGTACGACGGCGTCGCGCACAACGGCAACGGGCGCCGCGATGATCCGGGGGTCGGAACCGCCGTTGAAAACGGCCTCGAAAACGGCCATCCCAAATATATGGCGGTCGGGGGCCAGAACAGTTCGGCCCGGTTCCTGTATCTGGATGCGCCGCAAGCGAATGGTTGGAGCCGTGCGGTGGCGTTCGGCACCGGTTCGCCGGGCATTCTCATCCAGTCGATCACGAAATCGAAACTGAAAGTGAAGAAGCCAGGCAAGGGCGCACTGGATGTCTCCGGCACGTACAACGATGGCGGTAATGGACTCGATCTGCAGAATGTCGAACTCCGGATCGAGCTTGGTGGTAAGAACCTCGTACTGGTACCGGCTGGGAGCTTTAAATCGGTCGCCAAGGGCAAGCGATTCACTTATACGAGTCAGGCGTCAAGAGTCAAGGTGGCCTTCAATACCGTAACAAAGTCATTCGTCATTTCTGCTCGGAAACAGGATTTCATCGGCTGGGTTACGCCGGTGGATTTGAGAATGGAGCTAGGCAGCCTCTGGGGAACGGCATCTATCAACTGA
- a CDS encoding GAP family protein — protein sequence MSIAALDSINPTATTVHLYLLSTAQPLARATAFVFGIFAANYLGGLLGVSGGGALVRGIAADGYSDLIDTGVRVVLGVALLIAGYHLYRGAQERRAVKRPKSLRPLHAFILGITITCAELPMALPYLTAMAILAGAGLGLAETASILLVYNLVLVSPLLVLLGGFLILRRSRSFWLERIGRAVSFWFPRLLPVFLGLLGGILVIEGLVGRLIRPFF from the coding sequence GTGAGCATCGCCGCCTTGGACAGCATCAACCCCACGGCGACCACCGTTCATCTTTACTTGCTTAGCACAGCGCAGCCCCTCGCCCGCGCGACCGCGTTCGTTTTCGGGATTTTCGCCGCCAATTACTTGGGCGGCTTGCTGGGCGTGTCGGGGGGCGGTGCGCTCGTGCGCGGGATCGCCGCCGACGGGTATTCCGACCTCATTGACACCGGGGTGCGGGTGGTCCTGGGCGTAGCATTGCTGATCGCGGGCTATCACCTATACCGGGGTGCGCAGGAGCGACGTGCAGTGAAACGGCCGAAATCGCTCAGACCTTTGCACGCGTTCATACTCGGGATAACCATCACCTGCGCCGAGCTGCCCATGGCCTTGCCCTATCTCACGGCCATGGCGATCCTCGCCGGGGCGGGTCTCGGTTTGGCCGAAACGGCTAGCATCCTGCTGGTATACAACTTGGTGCTGGTGTCGCCTTTGCTCGTTTTGCTGGGTGGGTTTCTAATTCTTAGGCGGAGCAGGTCCTTTTGGCTCGAACGCATCGGCCGAGCGGTGTCTTTCTGGTTTCCGCGGCTGCTGCCCGTTTTCCTGGGGCTTTTGGGCGGTATCCTGGTCATAGAAGGCTTGGTTGGCCGGCTCATCCGGCCGTTTTTTTGA
- a CDS encoding M28 family peptidase, whose product MIRRTLLGLLAAVLAGVGIPFMTGMPGGSHSGPLPPLTPEETALRERLKLHVKALAGNIGERHLWRHGALESAARDIEASLAGLGYAVASQLYVAHGKPVRNLEAELPGSGEPPEIVLVGAHYDTVAGSPGANDNASGVAAMIEIARLLAGSEARRAVRFVAFVNEEPPLFYGPDMGSRVYARRSFERGERIVAMLSLETLGFYTSAPGSQRYPNPLYGLFYPDRGDFLAFVGNLASRSLVRTAVASFRRHTAFPSEGIAAPGWWGGVHWSDHWSFWREGYPALMVTDTALYRYPHYHTADDTPDRLDYDSLARVTAGLARVVAELAQ is encoded by the coding sequence ATGATACGGCGGACCCTGCTCGGGCTGCTGGCGGCGGTACTGGCGGGCGTCGGCATTCCCTTCATGACCGGCATGCCCGGCGGCTCCCATAGCGGGCCGCTGCCTCCCCTGACCCCGGAGGAAACGGCATTGCGGGAGAGGCTCAAACTGCACGTCAAGGCGCTGGCGGGAAACATCGGTGAGCGCCATCTGTGGCGCCACGGCGCCCTGGAGTCCGCCGCCCGTGACATCGAGGCGTCCTTGGCCGGCCTGGGTTATGCGGTTGCCTCCCAGCTTTATGTGGCGCATGGCAAGCCGGTGCGCAACCTGGAGGCGGAGTTGCCGGGGAGCGGGGAGCCGCCCGAGATCGTCCTGGTCGGTGCCCACTACGACACCGTCGCCGGTTCCCCCGGGGCCAACGACAACGCCTCCGGCGTGGCGGCGATGATCGAGATCGCGCGGCTTCTGGCCGGGTCCGAGGCACGCCGCGCCGTGCGTTTCGTGGCCTTCGTCAATGAGGAACCGCCGCTGTTCTATGGCCCCGACATGGGCAGCCGGGTTTATGCCCGCAGGTCCTTCGAACGGGGCGAGCGCATCGTCGCCATGCTGTCCCTGGAGACCCTCGGTTTTTACACTTCCGCTCCCGGCAGTCAGCGCTATCCCAACCCGCTGTATGGCCTCTTCTATCCCGACCGCGGCGATTTCCTCGCCTTCGTCGGCAACCTCGCCTCGCGCTCCCTGGTGCGGACTGCGGTCGCCTCGTTCCGCCGCCACACGGCCTTCCCTTCGGAGGGCATCGCCGCCCCGGGCTGGTGGGGCGGGGTGCACTGGTCGGATCACTGGTCCTTCTGGCGCGAAGGCTACCCCGCCCTGATGGTCACGGACACGGCTCTTTATCGTTACCCGCACTACCATACGGCCGACGACACACCCGACCGGCTCGACTACGACAGCCTGGCCCGGGTGACGGCGGGGCTCGCCCGCGTGGTGGCGGAACTGGCGCAGTGA
- a CDS encoding IS1380 family transposase — protein MPRFEVKQSSKLQLTSYSGLALIGQCCQAAQVEAVIDPKIPVSQGMRTSDIVKSVVGLLSLGKSDFEAIEPFRNDRFFKESLGLTKVPGAVWLRQRLNAKAEAIRDLADELSLRLLERTEAPITPHKGYVCCDIDTFAMDNSGTKKEAVSRTYQGFDGYTPIAAYLGNEGWNTGLELRPGSRHSAFETHYFYERLFPRIERLVKPDQPVLLREDSGFDGAQLLFAKAAERDRQAALGRSLDFICKWNPRKQDKGDWVKRAEEAGAFAEARPGKRVALLSLEVERAWHKEKRSFRLVAQVTERTIDKKGQHLLAPEVELEGWWTTLSCSAEEVIELYQHHGMHEQFHSEFKTDLDLERLPSGKFDTNDVILHLAAFAYNCLRLLGQIGLTGEIAPIRHPAKRRRIRTVLQEIMYRAAKFVAHARRLILDFGRGVAANVAVFVMLQNRLWAAASG, from the coding sequence ATGCCGCGCTTTGAAGTCAAGCAATCCAGCAAGCTGCAACTGACCTCGTATTCCGGCCTGGCGCTGATTGGCCAGTGCTGCCAGGCGGCGCAGGTGGAGGCGGTCATTGACCCGAAGATCCCGGTGTCGCAAGGCATGCGTACCTCGGACATCGTCAAGAGCGTGGTCGGGCTGTTGAGTCTGGGCAAGAGCGACTTCGAAGCCATCGAGCCATTCCGGAATGATCGCTTCTTCAAGGAGTCGCTGGGGCTGACGAAGGTGCCCGGAGCCGTGTGGCTGCGCCAGCGTCTGAATGCCAAGGCGGAAGCCATCCGCGATCTGGCCGATGAGCTTTCCCTGAGGCTGCTGGAGCGAACCGAGGCGCCGATCACGCCGCACAAGGGCTATGTCTGCTGCGACATCGATACCTTCGCCATGGACAATAGTGGCACGAAGAAGGAAGCGGTGTCGCGCACCTATCAGGGCTTCGACGGTTACACGCCGATTGCCGCCTATCTCGGCAACGAAGGCTGGAACACCGGGCTGGAACTGAGGCCAGGGTCCCGCCACTCGGCGTTCGAGACGCACTACTTCTACGAGCGGCTGTTTCCGCGCATCGAACGCCTGGTCAAACCGGATCAGCCCGTGCTGCTGCGCGAGGACAGCGGTTTCGACGGCGCACAGCTTCTGTTCGCCAAGGCCGCGGAGCGAGACCGGCAAGCCGCGCTGGGGCGAAGCCTCGACTTCATCTGCAAGTGGAACCCCCGCAAGCAGGACAAGGGGGACTGGGTCAAGCGCGCCGAGGAGGCGGGCGCCTTTGCCGAGGCTCGTCCAGGCAAGCGGGTTGCGTTGCTGTCGTTGGAAGTGGAACGCGCCTGGCACAAGGAGAAGCGCTCCTTCCGCCTGGTCGCCCAGGTGACCGAGCGCACCATCGACAAGAAGGGCCAACACCTGCTGGCCCCGGAGGTCGAACTGGAAGGCTGGTGGACGACGCTCTCCTGTTCCGCCGAGGAAGTGATCGAACTCTACCAGCACCACGGCATGCATGAGCAGTTCCACTCCGAGTTCAAGACCGACCTTGATCTGGAGCGGCTGCCCTCGGGCAAGTTCGACACCAACGACGTGATCCTGCATCTGGCGGCCTTCGCCTACAACTGCCTGCGTCTCTTGGGACAGATCGGCCTGACCGGCGAGATTGCGCCGATCCGTCATCCGGCCAAGCGCCGCCGCATCCGGACCGTGCTACAGGAGATCATGTACCGGGCGGCGAAGTTCGTCGCCCATGCCCGCCGGCTGATCCTCGATTTCGGCCGTGGCGTGGCGGCAAACGTAGCCGTGTTCGTGATGCTTCAGAATCGGCTGTGGGCGGCGGCGTCCGGATGA